DNA sequence from the Gadus morhua chromosome 21, gadMor3.0, whole genome shotgun sequence genome:
ATAGgccatctgattggctgccgttaTTTGATAAATACATTTCCGCCCAAGGCCAGACTGATATGTTGGCCAAGCACAAACTAATTTGGATTGTCTCCCAAGGCTGACACCACACCCTCTAGGTGTGCATTTAAGAAGTTAGCACATTCTCAGCAAATATTAGCAAAGTAGTCTGGACTCTCGACTACTAGTCTAGGCtaatattttcattttttttcctctttcacTTCTACACACATAGTATCCCCTCTTACATACAGTAGGTGTACATTGATGTTTCATATGTTGTTCCCCTTGCAGAGAAGGGCATCTGTATTTCCACAGTGTCCCTGTGGATCCTCCTGGTGTACACGGAGGCTTCCCTTCGACTCAAAGACCTCAAGATCTCCAGTGCTAACCTGTCTCATTTGTTTGCTGCACACtggtatgttgtttttgtcgATGAACATTGCGTCAAAAAAGCCCtgaatgtctttatttgtggATCACATATGATCATTAAAAACAGCAGACCACTTTTTACAATCAACAAGTTCCATAGGACAATGCCTGTAAAAAGTATTCTTCTTGAGGTTTAAAAATGAGCAATGACCTCTTGCCTTCCAGAATGGAATAATATAAGCATGATTTCTCCAGTGTGCATCATACTTACGCATTGGTTTAAATTGCACACCCCACTACCACCAATCTGATataaaaatctaaaatatataGCCATTTGTAATGGATCATCCGAACAGAAAATGCATTATTCTGAGATGGATCTTGATATCGGAGTAGTTTTTTTCCTGCACACAATCAATTTAATGAGAAAGAGAAGTCTCAGAGTGTGAAACGTTCATTTCACAGCAGTGCCTCTCTCTAACCgtatctccccatctctccctctcgcgtTCCACGCTCAGCATCGGCTACCCCGTCGTGTATCTGGGTTTCGACGCCACTTGCTACTTCACCAACATCTTCAAGCTGCGCACGCAGAAGGCCGTGCAGAGCGACAACCACTTCCACatgcacctcctccagcactccCTCCCCCAGGGCCTGCAGCTGTACCCCAAGACCGCCCCAGACGGGGCCGGCGGTGAGTACAACGCAGTGGGAGCGCCACTCTCCGCCTTTTACACGTACAGCTGGTCGGCGTCTCGCTGGAGGCGAACGCGCTGCCTCAGGCCTCGATTCAAACGTCTGTATGGCTGCCAAATGCTCTCCTAGCCAAGATAACACCCCCAGAATTAAGCCCACGTTTGGCACTGTTAAAATGCCTTTTAGTCACCAACCACCAACAGCCAGAACACCAGCCACCGTGGAACCTTGAAGTCCTGTGCAGAAAATGGTGATTCGTTGAGGAGAATAGCGAAAGTGATTCCACTGAACTGATAGATTAACATAGGAGATTATAGGAGGAATTCCCAACTACCAGAAATCTGATGATGGGTGTTACTTTTTCATACTTGCTTCTTTAAGCATAACTCAAACACTACTGGGAAGCTCAGTGAACAGTAGTGGCTGCTACTTAAACAGATATAAGAAAGCTTGCCCCGGACAATGCTAGTTTATCTGTAATGACCTGCATTACCTATTGGCTTGATAATGTAAACAGTGGTTCATCGTACAAGTGCCTCAGTTGGTCTGACGGGCAGTGTTTACCTCTAGAGGGAGCTTTGCTTGTTGGTCTCTTATGTTTGGCGAGGGGTTATTGTTATGTTGGGGATCGGACTTTCAGTGCTCATGTTTGTGGAAGTAGAAATAACATTCAGAAGTGGTCCCGAATCCAAAATGAGAATGTGCCTCAGTTATCAGGTCAGCAAAAGTAGCGTTAAAGCTGATTAATCAGCATTGATCCTGAAATCCAATAACTGATATCTGTAGCTACCTCTGCCAGTGTTATGATGTCCATCGGACCCCCTTTCACCGGAGTGTCCCTCGTGTTATGATGTCCATCGGACCCCCTTTCACCGGAGTGTCCCTCGTGTAATGATGTCCATTGGACCCCCTTTCACCAGAGTGTCCCTCGTATCCTCAGCCTCAAAGTGGAAAACCAGAGAGCTGGGTCAGTACCAGGGCCCGGAcgccggggccccgggccccgagGACGCGCCCGGCAGCGAGGACTGCCTCCAGCTCCACGGCGAGGACCCCAGGGCGTCCGACAAGGAGCCGACGCTGGAGGTCAAACCCGTGGACCCCCCCAGCCGCCGggcgcccacctcctcctcctcctcctcctccgtctcatcCAAGACCCCCACcactggcggcggcggcgaggccAGAGACCCGCCCCGGGGCCTGGGGCCCACGGAGCCCGCCGCGGCCCCCGAGGGCCCGCCCCAGGAGGAGCAAGGGGGCCGCGCCGCGCCGGCGCCCATCAAGAGCGGGTCCCCGAAGGCGGCCCGCGGCAGGGgcaacaccaacacaccctcGCCGCCCCCTCCGACCTCGTCTAGGACGGACAGGAGGCAGAGGCTCCACTCGAAGGCGTCGGCGGGACACGGCGGGGACCCGGCGGAGCGGGCCGCCCACAACCCCCACGCTGAGCAGATCAACAAGTACGGAGCCCTCCAGACTTATGGTGTCTGAGTTTATACGCAGAACATGGAAGGGTTTCAtggtgtttctttctttctttctttctttctttctttctttctttctttctttctttctttcttcttctctctctctctctctctctctctctctctctctctctctctctctctctctctctctctctctctctccctctctctctctctctctctctctctctctctctctctctctctctctctctctctctctcgctgtcccctctctctgtcccctctctctctctctctctctctctctctctctctctctctctctctctctctctctctctctctctctctctctctctctctctctgtcctctctctctgtcccctctctctctctctctctctctctctctctctctctctctctctctctctctgtcccctctctctgtctctttcactcttccCATCGCTGTACCCCTCCAAGGCTTGAGCAAGAGTTCAGGAGGCTGAAAGGGGAACTGCAGGCCAGCAGACAAACAGAACAGGAGCTGAAGAGCCATATCTGCAACCTGACCAACAGCGAGAGGAGCCTCAGACCGGAGGTGTCCTTGCTCAGGCAGTCCAACGTGCTGCTCCAAAGCAAGTGAGTAATCAAACAAATGACGCCATCGAGGAAAGCAGGTCAGCGTTTGGCTCCCCCTGCTGTCCGTTACGTGCAATGCATCTCTATCCACATCCTCAAAGCGTCTTTCTGTCTTGACACAACTCTTCCTCAGGATTCTGTGCTTGACAAAGACCAAACACAAGGACAAGCAGACCAGCGCAGCGCTGGAGAAGAAGATCAGGGCAGAGCGAGAAGCCAGAGCCTCCATTGAGAAACAGATGGTGGAGCTCCAGGCCCATAAGATGGAAGAAGCGGCTAATTCAGCGTGGAATTTAGCTAACAGGTACAACTAAAACTCAGGGGAGACAAATCTGTTCTGAGTACTAAAACAGCTAATTAGCTTTCATTTTGTACCACATTAATAATTTATGCATGGCACTGGGTGTACGCTGGTGCTTTGACGCTGCAACGTATTAAGGGCTTAACTTTAACACAGACTGCTAACGCTTCTCATTGCAGCTTCTCTCAGCCATTTTCATAACATGTAAATTGTGAATATATAATGCAGACATTATAAGATAATTATTATAAGataatgcaatgtttttttctatGTGAACTGCCCTGTACAGTCAAGGTAatcagagctctctctctctctctctctctctctctctctctctctctctctctctctctctctctctctctctccctctctctctctctctctctctctctctctctctctctctctctctctctctctctctctctctctctcgttggcctcaa
Encoded proteins:
- the si:dkey-12h9.6 gene encoding macoilin-2, yielding MKKRYVDANRLRKMKKMKLTEKLSESAYTFLKCMMVWSLVLLADFALEFRLEYLWPCWMFFGSVYTTFHCYGLVICVVFVCAAFTLDIFCLIFVPLHWLFFVASTYVLFNYIWHTEKGICISTVSLWILLVYTEASLRLKDLKISSANLSHLFAAHCIGYPVVYLGFDATCYFTNIFKLRTQKAVQSDNHFHMHLLQHSLPQGLQLYPKTAPDGAGASKWKTRELGQYQGPDAGAPGPEDAPGSEDCLQLHGEDPRASDKEPTLEVKPVDPPSRRAPTSSSSSSSVSSKTPTTGGGGEARDPPRGLGPTEPAAAPEGPPQEEQGGRAAPAPIKSGSPKAARGRGNTNTPSPPPPTSSRTDRRQRLHSKASAGHGGDPAERAAHNPHAEQINKLEQEFRRLKGELQASRQTEQELKSHICNLTNSERSLRPEVSLLRQSNVLLQSKILCLTKTKHKDKQTSAALEKKIRAEREARASIEKQMVELQAHKMEEAANSAWNLANRQEHSETQMLRKRVKELETEYKQLQLEYQVKEGRVVDLESDVEALQKYRCVERDTAAMLSTLSALQDKAQHLEYNLSAETRIKLDLFSALGDARRQLEIAQGKVLRQDREIGAMKQKIAEVMAVSPSVSYMSERAPMPHYVTKLLGSDRYGLNPRALMYQCLKK